The following proteins come from a genomic window of Triticum aestivum cultivar Chinese Spring chromosome 6A, IWGSC CS RefSeq v2.1, whole genome shotgun sequence:
- the LOC123130925 gene encoding dynein light chain LC6, flagellar outer arm-like, protein MREQEARVEAGRRGGVIRSLLGVARLAEDGGAGADEGDSKKEDGVGAERKAVVRVVAADMPPALQRRAFRCAREELAGMPHFPRRLEPKRLALALKKEFDTAYGAAWHCIVGTSFGSYVTHANGGFLYFSVDKVYILLFRTAVEPPPH, encoded by the exons ATGAGGGAGCAGGAGGCCCGTGTCGaggcggggcgccggggcggcgtcATCAGGTCGCTGCTCGGCGTCGCCAGGCTCGCGGAggacggcggcgccggcgccgacgaGGGCGACTCTAAGAAGGAGGACGGCGTCGGCGCGGAGAGGAAGGCGGTGGTGCGGGTGGTGGCGGCCGACATGCCGCCCGCGCTGCAGCGGCGCGCGTTCCGCTGCGCCCGCGAGGAGCTCGCCGGGATGCCGCACTTCCCGCGCCGCCTCGAGCCCAAGCGCCTCGCGCTCGCCCTCAAGAAG GAATTCGACACCGCTTACGGCGCGGCTTGGCACTGCATCGTGGGGACGAGCTTCGGTTCATACGTCACGCACGCCAATGGCGGATTCTTGTACTTTTCTGTTGATAAGGTCTACATACTGCTCTTCAGGACGGCGGTCGAGCCCCCGCCCCATTGA
- the LOC123128304 gene encoding endoglucanase 6: protein MRLSSVFVLALLLLPAVASAGHHDYGDALHKSILFFEGQRSGRLPPDQRLRWRRDSGLHDGAAAGVDLTGGYYDAGDNVKFGFPMAFTATLMSWGLIDFGRSFGPHKEEARKAVRWATDYFMKATAKPNTVYVQVGDAFKDHSCWERPEDMDTPRTVYKVDPSHPGSDVAAETAAALAAGSIVFRDADPVYSQRLLDRAMAVFKFADRYRGAYSSSLHAAVCPCYCDFDGYQDELLWAAAWLHKASRKRVYRQYIKKNEVVLGASDSINEFGWDNKHAGINVLISKEVLMGKDEYFQSFRANANNFMCTLLPGISDHPQIQYSPGGLLFKVGGSNMQHVTSLSFLILAYSNYLSHAGAHVSCGAGRSAPPTKLRQVAKRQVDYILGDNPLRMSYMVGYGPRFPRRIHHRGSSIPSVAAHPARIGCKAGAAYYASAAPNPNLLVGAVVGGPSDATDAFPDARAVFQQSEPTTYINAPLMGLLAYFSAHPNPAEWADD from the exons ATGAGGCTGTCGTCTGTGTTTGTGCTGGCGCTGCTGCTCTtgccggcggtggcgtcggccgGGCACCACGACTACGGCGACGCCCTCCACAAGAGCATTCTCTTCTTCGAGGGGCAGCGCTCCGGCAGGCTTCCTCCCGACCAGCGCCTCCGCTGGCGCCGCGACTCCGGCCTCcacgacggcgccgccgccggc GTGGACCTGACGGGAGGGTACTACGACGCTGGCGACAACGTGAAGTTCGGGTTCCCGATGGCGTTCACGGCGACGCTCATGTCGTGGGGGCTGATCGACTTCGGCCGCAGCTTCGGGCCGCACAAGGAGGAGGCCAGGAAGGCGGTGCGGTGGGCGACGGACTACTTCATGAAGGCCACGGCCAAGCCCAACACGGTGTACGTGCAGGTGGGCGACGCCTTCAAGGACCACTCCTGCTGGGAGCGGCCCGAGGACATGGACACCCCGCGCACCGTCTACAAGGTCGACCCCTCCCACCCGGGCTCCGACGTCGCCGCCgagaccgccgccgccctcgccgccggctcCATCGTCTTCCGCGACGCCGACCCCGTCTACTCCCAGCGCCTCCTCGACCGCGCCATGGCC GTGTTCAAGTTCGCGGACAGGTACAGGGGCGCCTACAGCAGCAGCCTCCACGCGGCGGTGTGCCCGTGCTACTGCGACTTCGACGGGTACCAGGACGAGCTGCTGTGGGCGGCGGCGTGGCTGCACAAGGCGTCGCGCAAGAGGGTGTACCGGCAGTACATCAAGAAGAACGAGGTGGTGCTCGGCGCCAGCGACTCCATCAACGAGTTCGGCTGGGACAACAAGCACGCCGGCATCAACGTCCTCATCTCCAAG GAGGTCCTGATGGGGAAGGACGAGTACTTCCAGTCCTTCCGCGCCAACGCCAACAACTTCATGTGCACCCTCCTCCCGGGCATCTCCGACCACCCCCAGATCCAGTACTCCCCAG GCGGGCTGCTGTTCAAGGTCGGGGGCAGCAACATGCAGCACGTGACGTCGCTCTCCTTCCTCATCCTGGCCTACTCCAACTACCTGAGCCACGCGGGCGCGCACGTCTCCTGCGGCGCCGGCAGGTCCGCGCCGCCGACGAagctccggcaggtggctaagcgGCAGGTGGACTACATCCTCGGGGACAACCCGCTGCGCATGTCCTACATGGTCGGCTACGGCCCGCGGTTCCCGCGCCGGATCCACCACCGCGGCAGCTCCATCCCGTCCGTGGCGGCGCACCCGGCGAGGATCGGGTGCAAGGCCGGCGCCGCCTACTACGCCAGCGCGGCGCCCAACCCGAACCTGCTGGTGGGCGCCGTCGTCGGCGGGCCCAGCGACGCCACCGACGCCTTCCCCGACGCGCGCGCCGTGTTCCAGCAGTCGGAGCCCACCACGTACATCAACGCGCCGCTCATGGGCCTCCTCGCCTACTTCTCCGCCCACCCCAACCCGGCCGAGTGGGCCGACGACTAA
- the LOC123130926 gene encoding uncharacterized protein At3g17950, whose product MDNDAGMIPSSPSAESSSSSSDIDTESTCSFFRDRSTTLGTLMGVSLADGEDRPPETQQAADEQERPRAPAPGEEGWTWCRRWRPRRGASWWRLCRDDVGGTTSLAHFLHMERQLSGDGGEVTVPLFENGRVLPSSSATATAVVEDQRAKWKLRRSAQGSLSLARLPVLLTGICSGGA is encoded by the exons ATGGACAACGACGCCGGCATGATCCCCTCCTCGCCCTCCGCCGAGTCGTCGTCCTCTTCCTCCGACATCGACACCGAG TCCACATGCTCGTTCTTCCGGGACCGGAGCACGACGCTGGGGACGCTCATGGGCGTGTCCCTGGCCGACGGGGAGGACCGTCCTCCGGAGACGCAGCAGGCGGCGGACGAGCAGGAGcggccccgcgcgccggcgccgggGGAGGAGGGCTGGACGTGGTGCCGGAGGTGGAGGCCCCGGCGCGGTGCCAGCTGGTGGCGGCTGTGCAGGGACGACGTCGGCGGCACGACGTCGCTGGCCCACTTCCTGCACATGGAGAGGCAgctctccggcgacggcggggaggTGACGGTGCCGCTGTTCGAGAACGGGAGGGTGCTGCCGTCGTCGTCCGCGACGGCCACCGCGGTCGTGGAGGATCAGAGGGCCAAGTGGAAGCTGCGGAGGTCTGCCCAGGGGTCGTTGTCGCTGGCGAGGCTGCCGGTGCTGCTCACCGGCATCTGCAGCGGCGGAGCTTGA